In Alteracholeplasma palmae J233, a single genomic region encodes these proteins:
- a CDS encoding nucleoside deaminase codes for MNIHEKFMLEALKEAKKAYKKMEVPVGAVAVLDGKIIARAHNNRETKQKFSGHAEFIVMEKASKKVQSWRLSEVSIYVTLEPCLMCAGALIQSRVKALYYGSKDLKSGSIDSIINLQELPYNHKIEYESGILAEESTELLKRFFRELRENKK; via the coding sequence ATGAACATTCATGAAAAATTTATGCTAGAAGCTTTAAAAGAAGCCAAAAAAGCATATAAAAAAATGGAAGTTCCTGTTGGAGCTGTTGCGGTATTAGATGGAAAAATTATTGCTAGAGCACATAATAATAGAGAAACTAAACAAAAATTTAGTGGACATGCAGAATTTATTGTAATGGAAAAGGCTTCAAAGAAGGTTCAAAGTTGGAGATTAAGTGAAGTTTCTATTTATGTCACATTAGAGCCTTGCCTAATGTGTGCTGGAGCATTAATTCAATCAAGAGTAAAAGCACTCTATTATGGCAGTAAAGACTTGAAATCAGGCTCTATTGATAGTATAATAAACTTGCAAGAGTTACCGTACAATCATAAAATAGAATATGAAAGTGGTATTTTAGCAGAAGAATCAACTGAATTATTAAAAAGATTTTTTAGAGAATTAAGGGAAAATAAGAAATAA
- a CDS encoding thymidine kinase — MYHTYNKGFIEVVCGPMFAGKTEELIRRVKRLQYAKQNVLVFKPKIDNRYSNKEEITSHNLLSAQAILIDNSQDILKHIKEDTHAVVIDEAQFLDDGVIDLADELADRGIRVIIGGLDRDFKGKPFGPMPQLLAIAEFVTKLTAICVVSGEPATRTQRLINGKPAKKTDPIIIVGAKEQYEPRSRHFHEIEK; from the coding sequence ATGTACCATACTTATAATAAAGGATTTATAGAAGTAGTATGTGGACCTATGTTCGCAGGTAAAACAGAAGAACTGATACGAAGAGTAAAAAGATTACAATATGCTAAGCAAAACGTATTAGTATTCAAGCCTAAAATAGATAATAGATATTCTAATAAAGAAGAGATTACTTCTCATAATCTGTTATCAGCTCAAGCTATTCTAATTGATAATAGTCAAGATATTTTAAAACATATTAAAGAAGATACACACGCTGTTGTAATTGATGAAGCTCAGTTTTTAGATGATGGTGTCATAGATTTAGCAGATGAATTAGCTGATAGAGGCATAAGAGTCATTATTGGTGGTTTAGATAGAGACTTCAAAGGTAAGCCATTTGGACCCATGCCGCAATTATTAGCGATTGCAGAATTTGTCACAAAACTTACAGCAATCTGCGTTGTAAGTGGAGAACCAGCGACAAGAACCCAAAGATTAATTAATGGAAAACCTGCCAAAAAAACAGATCCAATCATTATTGTAGGAGCTAAAGAACAATACGAACCTAGATCAAGACATTTTCATGAGATAGAAAAATGA